The Elusimicrobiota bacterium genome includes a region encoding these proteins:
- a CDS encoding FHA domain-containing protein — protein sequence MTKDQENRCHVIIHSAAASTATIGAGLAQIPGSDNLLIVPIQIGMIESLAGIFGIHVGEATIKGILASAIATVGGRTISQWLVGWIPGIGNVINATTAAAITEGIGWFAANDFASRAPVINKINFTSNQEVITENYLKDYDKELTGLIKNKTIVNETQMTNLLTGRLKHPGITGVTAICTGKLGVSSPHLIIFDDDGNSKRFKLQNEKTFIGRSDSESKDIDINLFRFDPEKRVSRKHAIIYEKTPEEYYIEDNGSTNGTQVNKKELSKNNPIQLNNGDEIIFGKTKVFFNKS from the coding sequence ATGACAAAAGATCAAGAAAATAGATGCCATGTAATTATCCACTCTGCCGCTGCTTCTACCGCCACAATAGGAGCAGGTTTAGCTCAAATACCTGGTTCTGATAATTTACTTATTGTTCCTATTCAAATTGGAATGATAGAGTCTCTTGCAGGAATTTTTGGTATTCATGTTGGGGAAGCTACAATAAAAGGTATATTAGCCTCTGCTATTGCCACAGTAGGTGGTAGAACTATATCTCAATGGTTAGTTGGTTGGATTCCAGGAATAGGAAATGTTATTAATGCAACAACAGCGGCAGCTATAACAGAAGGAATAGGATGGTTTGCTGCGAATGATTTTGCTAGCAGAGCACCTGTGATAAATAAAATAAATTTTACTTCAAATCAAGAAGTAATAACAGAAAATTACTTAAAAGATTATGATAAAGAATTAACAGGACTTATAAAAAATAAAACCATTGTAAATGAAACTCAAATGACCAATTTACTTACTGGCAGACTTAAACATCCAGGGATAACTGGAGTAACAGCAATATGCACCGGTAAACTTGGAGTTTCAAGTCCTCATCTCATAATATTTGATGATGATGGTAATAGTAAAAGATTTAAATTACAAAATGAAAAAACGTTTATAGGTCGTTCAGATAGTGAGTCTAAAGATATAGATATAAATTTATTTCGTTTTGATCCAGAAAAACGTGTTTCAAGAAAACACGCAATAATTTATGAAAAAACTCCTGAAGAATATTATATTGAAGATAATGGAAGTACAAACGGTACTCAAGTTAATAAAAAAGAACTATCAAAAAATAACCCTATACAATTAAACAATGGAGATGAAATAATTTTTGGAAAAACAAAAGTATTTTTTAATAAATCGTAA
- a CDS encoding serine/threonine-protein kinase has translation MSNINELLKTGIILENHYKVVNLIKKGGMGAVYKAEDIKSNSIYAIKELIPPLGTSLEQEQAKQWFKREAELLKKLKHPNFPKISDNFISNGRYYLVMTYIDGQDLETILEKEGNPGLPEQKVIDWAKQILEFLDYLHNQSPPVIYRDIKPSNIMLNKNNQIVLVDFGIARVIHQNSQTTKTIIGTEGYCPVEQYRGKAEPRSDLYSLGATMHHLLTGMSPIPFKFDPLSTSNPNISSNLENIVMKALNDDLNKRFLSAKQMINALKGVNSLKNTSLEVQSNQSNRIDTQGKNISSYEKSKLMMDKITDDMFRDSGIDTQGKNISSYEKSKLMMDKITDDMFRDSGIDTQGKNISSYE, from the coding sequence ATGTCTAATATTAATGAACTTTTGAAAACAGGAATAATTTTAGAAAATCATTATAAAGTTGTTAATCTTATAAAAAAAGGCGGAATGGGAGCTGTTTATAAAGCAGAAGATATCAAATCTAATTCAATCTATGCAATTAAAGAGCTTATTCCTCCTTTAGGGACATCATTGGAACAAGAACAGGCTAAGCAGTGGTTTAAGAGAGAAGCTGAGTTACTAAAAAAATTAAAACATCCAAATTTTCCTAAAATATCAGATAATTTTATAAGTAATGGTAGATATTATTTAGTAATGACTTATATAGATGGTCAAGATTTAGAAACTATATTAGAAAAAGAAGGTAATCCAGGTTTGCCAGAACAAAAAGTAATTGATTGGGCAAAACAGATACTTGAATTTCTTGATTATCTTCATAATCAGTCTCCACCTGTAATATATCGTGATATAAAACCTTCTAATATTATGTTAAATAAAAATAATCAAATAGTTTTAGTAGATTTTGGAATAGCCAGAGTAATACATCAAAATAGCCAAACAACAAAAACTATAATAGGCACTGAAGGATATTGTCCAGTTGAGCAATATCGTGGTAAAGCTGAACCTCGCTCTGATTTATATTCTCTGGGAGCTACGATGCATCATTTACTTACAGGAATGTCTCCTATACCATTCAAATTTGATCCGTTAAGCACAAGTAATCCTAATATATCTTCTAATTTAGAAAATATAGTAATGAAGGCTTTAAATGATGATCTTAATAAAAGATTTTTATCTGCTAAACAAATGATAAACGCTTTAAAAGGGGTAAATTCTTTAAAAAATACCAGCTTGGAAGTTCAGAGTAATCAAAGTAATAGAATTGATACACAGGGCAAAAATATTAGCAGTTATGAAAAATCAAAGTTAATGATGGATAAAATAACAGATGATATGTTCAGAGATAGTGGGATTGATACACAGGGCAAAAATATTAGCAGTTATGAAAAATCAAAGTTAATGATGGATAAAATAACAGATGATATGTTCAGAGATAGTGGGATTGATACACAGGGCAAAAATATTAGCAGTTATGAAA
- a CDS encoding tyrosine-type recombinase/integrase → MNDIINNPEEEVQGKKYKNAIEEIRAELKSEFGKMPEGWSWSRDRKLPATLSREECESLMSAYDKGKFAFRNNLIIRTLYATGLRAEELENIKFCDIFYDNKTVFVRAGKGDKDRYCAIDKTTLEMLKKWQEGKELSESVFGITLRQIRRVVEGAGEVTGISKKYEAMGRVFSTHSMRHAYATHCYENGMRLPTLQRFMGHEYILTTMVYLYTSQRYDVVEYERTHPLES, encoded by the coding sequence ATGAATGATATTATAAATAATCCGGAAGAGGAAGTTCAGGGTAAAAAGTATAAGAACGCTATTGAGGAGATAAGAGCAGAGTTAAAGAGTGAGTTCGGGAAGATGCCTGAAGGATGGAGTTGGAGCAGGGACAGGAAACTTCCTGCGACTTTATCCAGGGAAGAGTGTGAATCTTTAATGAGTGCTTATGATAAGGGGAAGTTTGCCTTCAGGAATAATCTGATTATAAGGACTCTTTATGCTACCGGTTTAAGGGCTGAAGAATTAGAGAATATTAAATTCTGTGATATTTTTTATGATAATAAAACGGTTTTTGTAAGGGCCGGTAAAGGTGATAAGGACAGGTATTGTGCTATTGATAAGACTACCCTTGAGATGTTGAAGAAATGGCAGGAAGGAAAGGAACTGTCTGAGTCTGTCTTTGGTATAACATTGAGACAAATCAGGAGGGTTGTTGAAGGAGCCGGAGAGGTTACAGGGATATCGAAGAAGTATGAGGCAATGGGAAGGGTGTTTTCTACTCATAGTATGAGGCATGCTTATGCGACTCATTGTTATGAAAATGGTATGAGGCTTCCGACTCTTCAGAGGTTTATGGGCCATGAGTATATTTTGACTACTATGGTTTATCTTTATACTTCTCAGAGGTATGATGTGGTGGAGTATGAAAGGACTCATCCACTGGAAAGTTAG
- a CDS encoding helix-turn-helix transcriptional regulator yields MEYIDRLEEHDKVSVLSSFLIKKVKDKGWSKREFAEKTGLNETYVYKLLSGKRDFTPIDETLNKIYDVLELSQEDRKFIYDLAVRERESGNLVYPELPVPPVPPPLPEYPGGGDPSPVLGVIGFFWNLLSSLVKFICEFFKKFFQK; encoded by the coding sequence GTGGAATATATAGATAGACTGGAAGAGCATGATAAAGTAAGTGTATTGAGTTCTTTTTTGATAAAGAAGGTTAAGGATAAAGGATGGAGTAAGAGAGAGTTTGCAGAGAAGACAGGACTTAATGAGACTTATGTTTATAAGCTGTTATCAGGTAAAAGGGATTTTACTCCTATTGATGAGACTTTGAATAAAATTTATGATGTGCTGGAGCTCTCCCAGGAGGACAGGAAATTTATTTATGATCTTGCAGTTCGTGAGCGTGAGAGTGGTAATTTAGTTTATCCTGAACTTCCTGTTCCACCGGTTCCGCCTCCTTTACCTGAGTATCCGGGAGGTGGAGATCCTTCTCCTGTTCTGGGTGTTATAGGTTTTTTCTGGAATCTTTTGTCTTCCCTGGTTAAATTTATTTGTGAGTTCTTTAAGAAATTTTTTCAGAAATAA